aaattttcaaataaactcatatttttactctttatatttttgaattttttgtaataaaattaaataaaggaccaaataaaaaaaaaagataaataactgaAGTGTTAtctataattaaattaagtaatcacatcaacaattatataaaaaaaaaacaattagagAATCAATGACTATACTTTTAACAAACTTTCAACCTCAATGTTTACTAtgcactttaaaaaataataataatacttatcGCACATTATTTTTCATTCTTGCAAGCATCAAGTTAGTCCTGTTATACACCTCACCCAAATagtaattaactaaaaaaaggaataaagttagacaaaaaagaaattaaataaagttttcACGAATTTGGCAAGCAAtggtttaaaatttgaaatttagatTCGTATTCCGTTGGTGTCTTTACACAATATATAGTGACTTATCTAAATCCAAAAGCCACACACTCACCAATCAAAATCACCATGGCCAAAATTTTCTTCCCAAAATTCCTTCTCTTATCACTAACCACCTTCATTTTCATCACAACAAAAACACACTCATTCATAAAACCCATTTCCCCAACAAACCTCGGACTCCACAAACCCCAAAAACTATCTCACCTTCGCTTTTTCTTCCACGACATCATCGGCGGGAAGAATCAAACCGCCGTCCGCGTCGCCGCCTCACCAACAACCGAAAAATCCCCAACCGGCTTCGGCGCCGTGGTGATGATGGACGATCCCTTAACAGAAGAACCGGAATCAGATTCCAAAATTGTTGGAAGAGCTCAAGGAATCTACGCTTCAGCTTCGCAAACCGAAGTGGGTTTTCTCATGGTGCTTAACTTTGCTTTCACGACAGGGAAGTATAATGGAAGTGTTCTTAGTGTTTTGGGGCGGAATAAGGTGGATTCCGCCGTGAGAGAGATGCCAATTGTGGGTGGTAGTGGGTTGTTCCGGTTTGCGAGTGGGTATGCTCAAGCTTCGACTCATTCTATAATTGGATTAGAAGCTATTGTGGAATATAATGTTTATGTGTTTCATTATTAAGATAATGTTAATTAATTGTTCTTAGTTTCTTTGAGTAGTGTTGtcgtatttttaaatttttaaattttatgtaagGCCATTGAATGGGTGGTGAAGAGAAAAAGTTGAGGAATAAAAGAAAGTGAGTTTGCAGCCTTGTAGGAGTTTcttaattgaaaatttgaaataaatattattatatttgttatttgtttctaaaaatattCCTATATGGTTAGTATTTATAAGAAAATGGTTTTCAAAAGTTAAGTATTTAGTTACAATTAATGGAAAAAATTGTACAGATAAATTATGAGTTTAATGAATATACACTaactataaactaattttaacattaataaGAGTTAAtgattatttgattattttatcgTATACTTGCAATTATACGatgatatgataaaaataaaattaatgtggTCACTTTTCTCaactaataattataataaatttttaaagcaaataaatatttttttaaaataatttattgagtaaaaaagttatttatcttaaaaaattattagtggtattaattaatttaaaattaaatttaaattttatatcagtATAATTTTCTACATCATCTTGCACGTATTACTTAAATTATTgtcatattatcaaattaaaactaattaaaaataataaccaaatatcaataattttaaaaataatagactaaattacaaaataaaataagaaaattaaaatttgggatttattaaaataaaaacataagtGCATTTTAACGTTAATAATATTACTAggatttctttaaaaaaaatagtattaatatAGTAGATCTAAGAGTAATAATTAGAGAAGACGGGAGGAGGGAGtatgtgttaaaaaaaaaaggagcaaGAGGGAGTACCTGTCTTAGTTAATTTAtctaaattacttttttatatttctggtttctttatttatttacaaaagtcacgttacatttttttaacaagtttTGGTTTTTTATACTGATTCGTGAATCGTGATTAACGTGAGTTATTATTATAAGGAACTCCAATAACTTAAGCAATTAGTTAGGAAATCGAAGAAAATCTAATTTGGTGTGGACAGTTTTGTGCGTATAACGTGGTATGTCACTAATAATTCGTCTAAAACACCGTAGTATTACCGCTGCTATATGTTACGATAAGTTGAATAGCTTAAATGCAATTCTATGTTTTAACAATTACtgattttttgtcttttatttatttattaaaattagcaattttgatctttaaattttctcaatctcaatttttaaaatttaactcatCTTTTTTTCCATTATATTTATGagacatattttaatatattatgacatttattaatttaaaaattattatcacatcagataaatatagttatattaatttattatattattgtaaaaaaaataattaattgaaatacttaattgtttttcaaagcaaaatttgtgttttgtttcaaaaacaaaaagttgTCTGGAATCAAAATAGAAAGAAGGAAAGAAAAACCGAAAACCCTAGTAGAAGAGGAAAAACACAGCGCAATCATCAATATTTTAATCATCGTCTATCGTTGTTTATCTTTGTTGTTCTTCTGCATTCACAATCATTTTTGTGCGTTCACAATTGTTCTACTCGCGATTTATCTATTTCGTAAACTCGCAATTTGCTATTTTTCTGTATTTCATCCTCAACTCATTGTGTTCGTATTCCACAATTTAGTtgcatacatatttttttttttcttcttccattttcataaTTCATCATGATATGCATTTATGCTTTGTTCTTCCATTATTCTATTCGTGATTCACCATGTTCATATTTTGCGAATCATCAACTGTGTAAATGACTTCATCTTTGAATCATCAATTATGTTCAAGGTATGTGTTTATTTTCTCATTTGAATCTCTATTGTGTTGTTTAAGGTTTTCAAAATTTGTGTTTGAAACTATATTGTTCTTAGTGAGTTTGCTATTAATTTTGTAACTCTAGTTTAGTAGTTGCTTGTAACCATTTTTGATTTGAGGGCtactaaattttacaaaatcacatattattttcaatttttatataaaatcattttaaactTCAAATAGTGGTGTGGTGTGAGAAATGACAGATCCATACTCATTATTATTAAACAGACTAGAAGAAGGAGTTTGGGACAATATTAATTTGATGATTATAACAATAACACACATCCGTGTCTTTTCTATGAAAACGCTTTCGCACCATTTAACATTTTTCTCGTAGTTTAGGgctttgtaatatttttcttttgattttgctATTGTATCTTTGTGTTGCCGATTTTGCTATGTTGTTGCTTGTTTTTTATGGTGTTGATTCGTATAGATTACCACAAGGGCAATAAGTCATATTACGTATATATCATGATGAGTTGTTTAGAAAAAACCTTGTTGAGTGATATACATGAGTGacacattttttttagtttaaacaCTAAAAAGAGTGGTGAATTAATTTTTACTCATATTTCTTTGTTTCActtaattgtttttttgttgtattttgaGATCATTGGCAGCGGTCATTCTACATCTTCATCACCAAGAACAACTTCTATCATGACAAGGTTCACTAATTTGATGAATTAaaatgaatgttttgcagtatgAGTTCATGAATAAAAGGTCGCATGGAAGATCTTGTCATGATTAGGAATGTAAGTATGAAATAAAATGGGAGAGAAGTCGTGGAAAGTAtcatagataaaaataaaagagccTTAGAAAATTTGATTGGGCATATGAGAgatatgaaaaagaaaaagaaaaaaacatagaGCATATAAATAGGAGGATAGAAAAAAGGAGAGACAAAGTATATCATCATATGCAAAAAATACAAGAGATTTTGTGATCGATCCAAAATTTGTGAAATATCTATATGATAAAAGGTTGATAAAAGAGGCAAGAAAGATAGAAAAGTTAGCCCAAAgataaggagaaaaaaaaaagagcattgagataaaaagagaaaatacaaacaaatgTTCAATGCACATTTAAGAGTACctttggaaaaaaataaaataatgagataatagaaaaaGTTGAGAATAAAAGAAAGACCAAAGAAAATGAAGCAATATTGGTCAGGTCATCCATGCATTATTTTTTAACTGAGTTTGATTTATTGATCATTAatgctaattttttatttagttatttcgatccttttttaattattcttaaAGGTGAGCAATCGAATGAGAGAATTCATAACTTCCTAATTTGTGATGTTGCTCAAAATGAGCCTTGCAAAGACAACTATGTTCTTGAAAACGAGTCATCACATGAAACATCTCATAGTTTGGGAGTTTGTGTGGTGTTTATCAATTTTGAACTCTCTAACCTTATGATCATTTGATAATGATTTATTTTTCGCATTTAAATTATTGATCTGTGTGTTATTTTGTT
The genomic region above belongs to Cicer arietinum cultivar CDC Frontier isolate Library 1 chromosome 4, Cicar.CDCFrontier_v2.0, whole genome shotgun sequence and contains:
- the LOC101513136 gene encoding dirigent protein 22-like, with the protein product MAKIFFPKFLLLSLTTFIFITTKTHSFIKPISPTNLGLHKPQKLSHLRFFFHDIIGGKNQTAVRVAASPTTEKSPTGFGAVVMMDDPLTEEPESDSKIVGRAQGIYASASQTEVGFLMVLNFAFTTGKYNGSVLSVLGRNKVDSAVREMPIVGGSGLFRFASGYAQASTHSIIGLEAIVEYNVYVFHY